The following proteins come from a genomic window of Methylorubrum populi:
- the meaB gene encoding methylmalonyl Co-A mutase-associated GTPase MeaB — translation MSATLPDMDHIRERLLAGDRAALARAITLAESRRADHRAAVRDLIDAVLPQTGRAIRVGITGVPGVGKSTTIDALGSLLTQAGHKVAVLAVDPSSTRTGGSILGDKTRMARLAIDRNAFIRPSPSSGTLGGVAAKTRETMLLCEAAGFDVILVETVGVGQSETAVADLTDFFLVLMLPGAGDELQGIKKGILELADMIAVNKADDGEGERRANAAASEYRAALHILTPPSATWTPPVVTISGLHGKGLDSLWSRIEDHRAKLTATGEIARKRREQDVKWMWALVHERLHQRLVGSAEVRQATADAERAVAGGEHSPAAGADAIAALIGL, via the coding sequence ATGAGCGCGACCCTTCCCGACATGGATCACATCCGCGAGCGGCTTCTGGCCGGCGACCGGGCGGCGCTCGCGCGTGCCATTACCCTCGCCGAGTCGCGCCGGGCCGATCACCGGGCGGCGGTGCGTGACCTGATCGATGCCGTGCTGCCGCAGACCGGGCGGGCGATCAGGGTCGGCATCACCGGAGTGCCCGGTGTCGGCAAATCGACCACGATCGATGCGCTGGGCTCGCTGCTGACGCAGGCCGGGCACAAGGTGGCGGTGCTGGCGGTGGACCCGTCCTCGACCCGCACTGGCGGCTCGATCCTCGGCGACAAGACGCGGATGGCGCGGCTCGCCATCGACCGCAACGCCTTCATTCGGCCCTCGCCCTCCTCAGGCACGCTGGGCGGTGTCGCGGCCAAGACCCGCGAGACGATGCTGTTGTGCGAGGCGGCCGGCTTCGACGTGATCCTCGTCGAGACGGTCGGTGTCGGCCAGTCCGAGACGGCGGTGGCGGACCTGACCGACTTCTTCCTCGTGCTGATGCTGCCGGGCGCGGGCGACGAGCTGCAGGGCATCAAGAAGGGCATCCTCGAACTCGCCGACATGATCGCGGTCAACAAGGCCGATGACGGCGAGGGCGAGCGCCGCGCCAACGCGGCCGCCTCCGAGTACCGTGCCGCGCTCCACATCCTGACGCCGCCCTCCGCCACTTGGACGCCGCCGGTCGTCACGATCTCCGGCCTTCACGGAAAGGGGCTCGATTCTCTCTGGTCCCGCATCGAGGACCATCGCGCCAAGCTGACGGCGACCGGCGAGATCGCCAGGAAGCGGCGCGAGCAGGACGTGAAATGGATGTGGGCGCTGGTCCACGAGCGTCTGCACCAGCGCCTCGTCGGGAGCGCCGAGGTGCGCCAAGCGACCGCCGACGCCGAGCGAGCGGTCGCCGGCGGCGAGCATTCGCCCGCCGCCGGTGCGGATGCGATCGCCGCGCTGATCGGTCTGTGA
- a CDS encoding alpha/beta hydrolase, which produces MQPSDATRRSLLRLIGLAGVAGLSPALSACVMDGLATGTVGETQSALDVSPVLLVATTRRPASGNPPKAPFFGSERGRGLSFAEARMSAPDRSLIGKVSAVVGGDWGVRSVGEVTTGPGAAAAFAQSAFGRDVLIYVHGYRESFESAAISAARLSDGIRFNGASALFTWPSAAATFDYGYDRESALWSRDAFEDLLKTVATTPSGGRIHIVAHSMGTLLTLETLRMLRVEAGEAAVARIGAVVLAAPDIDIDLFANGVERLGPDAKRITVISATNDRALELSGAIAGGVVRAGAADRERLEALGVRVADASDYGGGLFNHDLFLSNREVQAVVKRAIARGSSGA; this is translated from the coding sequence ATGCAGCCCTCCGACGCCACCCGCCGCTCCCTCCTGCGCCTGATCGGCCTGGCCGGCGTGGCCGGCCTCTCCCCCGCCCTGTCGGCCTGCGTCATGGACGGACTCGCCACCGGCACCGTCGGCGAGACGCAGTCGGCGCTCGACGTGAGCCCGGTGCTCCTCGTCGCCACGACCCGCCGTCCAGCCTCCGGAAATCCGCCCAAGGCGCCGTTTTTCGGCTCCGAGCGCGGGAGGGGCCTGAGCTTCGCCGAGGCGCGCATGTCGGCGCCGGACCGCTCGTTGATCGGCAAGGTCTCGGCGGTGGTGGGCGGCGACTGGGGCGTCCGCTCCGTCGGCGAGGTCACGACCGGTCCCGGCGCCGCGGCTGCCTTCGCGCAGTCGGCCTTCGGCCGCGACGTGCTGATCTACGTCCACGGATACCGCGAGAGCTTCGAATCGGCGGCGATCAGCGCCGCCCGCCTCTCGGACGGGATCCGCTTCAACGGCGCCTCGGCGCTGTTCACCTGGCCCTCGGCCGCGGCGACCTTCGATTACGGCTACGACCGCGAGAGCGCCCTGTGGTCCCGCGACGCCTTCGAGGATCTTCTGAAGACCGTGGCGACCACGCCGAGCGGCGGGCGCATCCACATCGTCGCCCACTCGATGGGCACGCTCCTCACGCTGGAGACGCTGCGCATGCTGCGGGTCGAGGCGGGCGAGGCGGCCGTCGCGCGGATCGGCGCGGTGGTGCTCGCCGCGCCCGACATCGATATCGACCTGTTCGCCAACGGCGTCGAGCGCCTGGGGCCGGACGCCAAGCGCATCACCGTCATCTCGGCCACAAACGACCGAGCGCTCGAACTGTCGGGCGCGATCGCCGGCGGCGTCGTCCGCGCGGGCGCCGCCGACCGGGAGCGCCTGGAAGCGCTCGGCGTGCGCGTGGCCGACGCGTCGGATTACGGCGGTGGCCTCTTCAACCACGACCTGTTCCTCTCGAACCGCGAGGTGCAGGCCGTTGTGAAGCGCGCCATCGCCCGGGGAAGCAGCGGCGCGTGA